Within the Rosa rugosa chromosome 2, drRosRugo1.1, whole genome shotgun sequence genome, the region TTTCATACATTATATCCCTAAAGCAGTAACCAGTCACGACACTAAACTTGACAGAGATGTAACCTACAAATATGATCTCTGTTATTATTATGGTGAAGCCGGAATTGGGTCACTGCCAGAACCAGTTCCCGAAATGTGGGATGCAGCATCCTCTTTCGATACTTCAACATAGTTCATAGGAGCAACAGGTCTAGGATCCCTCTTTGCATCTTTCACTGCCGACCTTCCATTTTGATTAGCATTAAGTGAAAGTCGTCTGGGAGTCCCATTGGGACCACCATTTGCACGAGGACCTACTACCTTCTTTGTGCCAACTGGTCGAGCAGGGCTAGGGCTAGGCTTTGAACCAAATACGCTTTCTTGTTCTGTGTGTTGTAGCTCCTGGAACTTCTTCTGATCCTGCAAAAGCAACTTGTTATAACACTATATGATTCAAAAGGACAAAAAATTGGATGTGGAAACCAAAACAAAGTGTGGGACTGGTAAAACAAATTCAGGTCATATCAAGCAACTCCTAATCTACTCAATTAAACTTACCCTCAATCTccgcttctcttcttctctttcttgccTGAGCATGGCATATTCATCTAGCATAGCGAGAAGAGGAACACCATCATAAGTAAATGATATGCCACGTTCTTCCTCCCACACACGAGTTTTGGCTACCAGTGTGTCAACCAAAGCTACATTGCCAAGAAAATGAATAATAAGAAATGTGAAAACTAATGGTACATAAGCAAGTCAAGGAGTGCTAATTGGCACCTATAaacatttaattttcttttatcaTGCATATACACAGGGCAACAGGGCCACACAAAAATTACACATATATCATGCACAGTTTAATTTTACTCTATTACGCCAAAAAGTTTTCTTTTATCATGCACATACGACTTTCTATCAACTTTGAATCTGTATGATACACAATCAACATAACTTCTTTAATCCCTCATCCTGCACATACCTGGAATTTTGTTAACCAGAATACGTGCTTTTTCTGCACGCTTTAGATTTAGGTGTGCACCTCTACTTGCATTGTACCTGTTTTCATCCTGTTTCAGCATGACAGTGTTGGTTAGATGAAACACCTGAAGATGGAAATCTTGAGTATAAAAAATGCAAGAGTCAAGTGTGTTGCACAAATGCTAGGTCGTATGCAATCCATCCTATAAGGACAACCGTGTGGACCAATTACTAGTCTAATACGATTTATATGGTTGCTCTAACTGCCAGCAATGAGATAATTACTTTTTCCTGTATGATCAACTATATAGTTTGGAGGTGATTAGATGGGTGGAAAAGACTTGACAAATCCTCGTATGGTTCCATACCAAGCCTCTTTATTCTAGTAACTCCTTAGTGACATAATTGATATAAGCATGTCCACCAGCTTCAGCAATTAACAAATACCTCTCCCTTTACCAAGAGGGCAGGATGGGGAGCGGAAGGCTACCCACTTAATTAACCATATACAGTGTCTAATTTGTTTTGGCAACATATGCACAGTTGCACACCACTACACAATTCAGATTGTATTTGCCAGAGTAAGTTCAGGCCAAAAGCATTAACCAGAAATTATTAAGCCACTCTCAAGCTAAGTGAAATCGCATCCATGTGGGGTCAAGTATCTGGATGTAATGGTGGGGGACAACAATTACAGAGCAGCATTAGCCAAATTTCTTATCAGGTAAAATTATACTAATTGAGGGTTTACTTACACGATTGTAGTCCTCAAGCCAACTCTCCTCTTCACAGGCTGACATCCATTTCTCAACTTTGTCCAATATGTCCTTTCTGCTGAGAGCTTCATCCTTCGCTTTTGCTATCTGATCATCCATGTCAGCCAGTAACTCAGTAGGCTCAACACTCCCAGAATCAATGAGTTCCATAATCTTTTCTCTGGCAGCTTCAGTGTCTGTTTCTATGTGCGCTCGAGCAAAAATCTCCTCAAGCTCCCCTTGCTTTTTAAATGCAATTTCCTTCATCCTGCTTGATTTCAACTGATCAAGCCTCTCAACTTCAATCTCAGTCTTGATaacaaaaatagagaaaatgagtAAACCGCCATCATAAACTGTTCGAACAATGTATTCAATGGCTAATTACCTGCTCAATTAGATCTGGCGCAAGGGCCCCAGGAACTGTCACTTCATCAACTGAAGCTGATATGTTACAGGTAACATGGTCAAACAGTTTCCTTTCCTCTTCAGGGGTATCCATCAGATTCCAGAGATCAATTAGCTGTGCTGCCGACTCTTGAAGCTGCAGAGCAAAGATGCGAAACTTAATTCAtggattgaatttttttttttttttcctatgagCATAGAGAATAAAAAATACCTTATGCAGCCTCtgcttcttatcttcttctagTGCTAAGACTGTCTTATCCAGCCTGGATAGAGTTTCATTGCTAATGCTTTTGGATTGCACACCAGTTGAGTCATTCAAGCTAGGATGAACCTCTGTAACAGTACTGTAGAAGTCTATTCCAAGTACAGCACAAAGATCATGCACTGTGCTCACAAATTCCAGCACCTTGTGCAGCCTTTCACTCTGCCAGATAAATTGAGCAATTAACATTCATAAGTTGATGCAGGCTAAGAATAGATAACTATAATAGTCTATTTGTCTTTAGGAAACCATTGTTCTTTAGGTTGATATATATTTACCTTTTCCTTTTGAAGATCTTGAAGTTGGGATTGATATTCATCTAACTTTTTCAGGGACAGATCAGACTCATCAACAGCAGGAGTCTCACTGAGAGAAAGGTTCCCAGCAATTTCTCCACAAATCttttgtatctgtgattgtacATCAGAAAATTCGGttactctctcttctttctgttTCCACAACTGTTCCAGTGCTGGTGCTATAGCCGCAAGCTGTTCCTTGATTGTTCCAGAAGTCTTCTCTGGCTGTAACCACATTAGCAGTTAATTATTACCCACAATAGTCTCAGATAGTAATGTTGACATGCAACAAAAAGATCAAGAGCACTTGTGAAGAAAATACACTCACAACTCCAACAGAACTTTTTTCTCCAAGTGCTGATTGAAGAGTGGAAAGCTCAAGTTTGCCATCGGACAGTGCCTGAAGAAGCTGTGCCCTTGACTTTGCTGCCAGCTCAACCTTTCTCTTGTATACATCCAGACACTCCTGCTCTAATTGCAGAAGCATTCTGTCTCGTTGCTCATCACTCTCACCAACTTCATCCCAAATTTCCTGCAGTAAATCATGGATTGGTTCAATGGACAAATTTCGACAGTACATAGAAATTCCGGGGAATAAAAAGGGACAGCCAATGAAAGGTGAAAAATATAAGTCACCTGCAGTTTCTGCAGCAAAGAACCGCAGGTGGTTTCTCCAAGAGGGTTTTTAGCATCCGTGACCATTTTTTGTCAAAATCTACACTCTGCTCCATAGAAATGTTCAAAACCATTCAGTATCTCTTATGCGATGTCATGATAAAGTGCACAACATATAAACTAAACACATGAAGAAAAGGTCCAGATAAACAACCAGACCAGACAAGCAGAGCGGTAAACACCTTTCAACATCAATCATACAAGAAGCCGAATAACTAATCACCGAAAAGGCTCAATACATCAGAACAAAACATGGAGTAGAATTGTTCAAGGTCATCCACCAACTGCCATAAACAGAAGCAAAAACTACAGAGGCCCTTTAAATCACAAGAAACATCCACTCCCAAACTACATTCGATAAACAAACGACACTAAAGCTCCAAGCACAGATCACTCAAAATCAACCAGACTACACAAAAACGACAACCACCACCAAGTCAAAGCACAACAAACAATCAAACCCACACATTCAGGTCAACTTGGAGTCCACACAAACCAAAATCAATCCTCTAAATCCaagataaaagaagaaaaatctcAAGCTAGGCCAGTATGCAAAATCACACAGAAAATGCATTATCAACAGCAACCCATAAAACCCAACATTCGATCAAGAACAACAGAGCTTCAGAACACTCAGATCTTTATAGAACTAGCAAACAAACACCATATTACAGAATGGAAGAAACAGAAGGAGGGTGAGAGTAGTGCAGCAGAGAAAATGCTCACCGGATCGTCCTTGTAGCTGAACCAAGGGCTTCTGGGGCGTCTCTGGGTTTCAGatctgaaagagagagagagagagagagagagagggagtggCGTGAGTGTGCGTCTACCTCAGTGCATCACACTAAAAGATAGGGAG harbors:
- the LOC133734021 gene encoding 65-kDa microtubule-associated protein 1, with translation MVTDAKNPLGETTCGSLLQKLQEIWDEVGESDEQRDRMLLQLEQECLDVYKRKVELAAKSRAQLLQALSDGKLELSTLQSALGEKSSVGVPEKTSGTIKEQLAAIAPALEQLWKQKEERVTEFSDVQSQIQKICGEIAGNLSLSETPAVDESDLSLKKLDEYQSQLQDLQKEKSERLHKVLEFVSTVHDLCAVLGIDFYSTVTEVHPSLNDSTGVQSKSISNETLSRLDKTVLALEEDKKQRLHKLQESAAQLIDLWNLMDTPEEERKLFDHVTCNISASVDEVTVPGALAPDLIEQTEIEVERLDQLKSSRMKEIAFKKQGELEEIFARAHIETDTEAAREKIMELIDSGSVEPTELLADMDDQIAKAKDEALSRKDILDKVEKWMSACEEESWLEDYNRDENRYNASRGAHLNLKRAEKARILVNKIPALVDTLVAKTRVWEEERGISFTYDGVPLLAMLDEYAMLRQEREEEKRRLRDQKKFQELQHTEQESVFGSKPSPSPARPVGTKKVVGPRANGGPNGTPRRLSLNANQNGRSAVKDAKRDPRPVAPMNYVEVSKEDAASHISGTGSGSDPIPASP